A stretch of Miscanthus floridulus cultivar M001 chromosome 13, ASM1932011v1, whole genome shotgun sequence DNA encodes these proteins:
- the LOC136501230 gene encoding GTP-binding protein ERG-like translates to MRRFLQALRPLQTLSLNPAPGIPTPLRLLSTSSAAASSDSDSAASPAEPPAPAADADFDSAEYALPTPGPAPSRKINNPVAALRKLRFDTSLRARADEALFGKGLGAAAVEEEDEDRSRDVALALLDAAMEPPDEDEEDFGEVREEDQMSLSVGIVGAPNAGKSSLTNTMVGTKVAAVSRKTNTTTHEILGVLTKGNTQICFFDTPGLMLGHHGFPYRDVTVRVESAWSSINLYDLLIVMFDVNRHLTLPDSRVIKLIKRLGTEVNPNQRRILCMNKVDLVADKKDLLKVAKEFEDLPGYERYFMVSGLKGKGVKDLVQYLMDQAVRRPWDEEPTVMTEEVMKTISLEVVREKMLHHIHQEIPYVIEHRLMGWKELKDGSLRVEQHFIAPKQSQRQILVGKNGSKIGRIGIEANEELRSIFKRDVHLILQVRVAKKRNA, encoded by the exons atgcgccgcttcctccAAGCCCTCCGCCCGCTCCAAACCCTATCCCTCAACCCTGCTCCCGGTATCCCCACCCCTCTCCGcctcctctccacctcctcggcGGCCGCGTCCTCGGACTCTGACTCCGCCGCTTCCCCCGCCGAGCCCCCGGCCCCCGCTGCCGATGCCGACTTCGACAGCGCCGAGTACGCCCTCCCGACCCCGGGCCCCGCCCCCTCCCGAAAAATCAACAACCCCGTCGCCGCGCTGAGGAAGCTCCGGTTCGACACCTCCCTCCGCGCGCGCGCCGACGAGGCGCTCTTCGGTAAGGGGTTGGGTGCGGCGGCcgttgaggaggaggacgaggaccgcTCGCGGGACGTGGCGCTTGCGCTGCTCGATGCGGCGATGGAGCCGCCCGACGAGGATGAAGAGGATTTCGGGGAGGTCAGGGAAGAAGACCAGATGTCGCTTTCCGTTGGCATTGTCGGCGCGCCCAACGCCGGCAAGTCGTCGCTCACAAATACCATG GTTGGGACAAAAGTGGCTGCAGTCTCCCGCAAGACAAATACTACGACTCACGAAATTTTGGGGGTGCTAACAAAAGGGAACACACAGATA TGCTTTTTTGACACTCCAGGGCTCATGTTAGGGCACCATGGATTTCCTTATAGGGATGTCACAGTTCGTGTGGAGAGTGCCTGGAGCTCAATTAACCTCTATGATTTACTAATAGTCATGTTCGATGTCAATAGACATCTTACTCT GCCTGATTCACGTGTTATAAAATTAATCAAACGTTTGGGTACGGAGGTGAACCCAAACCAGAGGCGTATATTGTGCATGAATAAGGTTGACCTGGTGGCAGACAAGAAGGACCTCCTTAAAGTTGCAAAAGAATTTGAAGATCTTCCTGGATATGAAAG GTACTTCATGGTATCTGGGCTAAAAGGCAAGGGAGTGAAAGACCTTGTACAGTACTTGATGGACCAG GCAGTAAGAAGACCTTGGGATGAAGAACCAACTGTAATGACTGAAGAGGTAATGAAAACCATATCGTTGGAGGTTGTGCGGGAGAAGATGCTGCATCACATCCACCAA GAAATCCCCTATGTAATTGAGCATCGTCTGATGGGTTGGAAGGAGCTAAAAGATGGTTCTCTTAGGGTGGAGCAGCACTTCATTGCACCAAAGCAAAGCCAACGTCAGATTCTTGTTGGTAAAAATGGCTCTAAGATAGG GAGAATCGGTATTGAAGCCAATGAAGAACTGAGGTCCATATTCAAGAGAGATGTCCATCTAATTCTCCAAGTTAGAGTCGCGAAAAAGAGAAATGCTTGA
- the LOC136500631 gene encoding SKP1-like protein 21 isoform X2, which yields MSESELAVIKPQCFDGSIQQVEEEVAMFCPMICREIMKNGTGSSKNHAIVLPERVNPASLSLILDYCRFHQVPGRSNKERKSFDEKFVRIETEKLCKLASAALGLQLRPLVDLTCGALARIIGGKTPDEVRDIFHLPDDLTEEEKLEPLKNINDDPTIRLLNRLYAKKRKELQERQKLKDVQTQEEQKDERSVDELLCFINGDGDSRGGKASKNKKKNKRRKDQAKNPAKANSEPVNKEGASCVVPCKADSGNISRHPCQTPNLQDDIEYPFDNAFDNADLDDGLDPAMREEIDREVADFAMKLNLAWSERMILGQDQRMESHVDTRW from the exons ATGTCAGAGAGCGAGTTAGCAGTAATAAAACCACAG TGCTTTGATGGCTCCATACAACAAGTGGAGGAAGAAGTTGCGATGTTCTGCCCTATGATATGTCGGGAAATAATGAAAAATGGGACAGGGTCATCTAAGAATCATGCTATAGTTCTACCGGAAAGAGTTAATCCGGCAAGTTTGAGTTTGATTCTTGATTATTGTCGGTTTCATCAGGTCCCTGGGCGCTCAAACAAG GAGCGGAAGTCATTTGATGAAAAGTTTGTCCGGATAGAGACAGAAAAACTCTGCAAGTTGGCTTCTGCAGCCCTTGGTCTGCAGTTAAGGCCACTAGTTGATCTTACTTGTGGAGCGCTTGCTCGGATCATTGGAGGAAAGACACCCGATGAAGTTAGAGATATTTTCCATTTACCAGATGACTTAACAGAG GAAGAGAAACTAGAGCCACTAAAAAATATAAATGATGATCCTACAATTCGTTTATTGAACCGATTGTATGCAAAGAAGCGGAAAGAACTGCAGGAACGCCAGAAACTAAAG GATGTTCAAACACAAGAAGAGCAAAAAGATGAGAGATCTGTGGATGAGTTACTTTGTTTTATAAATGGAGATGGAG ATTCCAGAGGTGGGAAAGCttctaagaataagaaaaagaataaaagaagGAAAGATCAAGCTAAGAATCCCGCAAAAGCGAACTCCGAACCTGTAAATAAG GAGGGGGCTTCCTGTGTGGTTCCGTGCAAAGCAGATAGTGGTAACATTTCTAGGCATCCTTGCCAAACTCCAAATTTGCAAGATGATATCGAGTACCCCTTCGACAATGCTTTCGACAATGCTGACCTTGATGATGGACTTGATCCTGCAATGAGGGAAGAGATTGATAG AGAAGTGGCGGACTTTGCGATGAAGTTGAACCTAGCTTGGTCCGAAAGAATGATTTTGGGACAGGATCAACGAATGGAGTCGCATGTTGATACGCGGTGGTAA
- the LOC136500631 gene encoding SKP1-like protein 21 isoform X1, with protein sequence MSESELAVIKPQALKTYIWLQCFDGSIQQVEEEVAMFCPMICREIMKNGTGSSKNHAIVLPERVNPASLSLILDYCRFHQVPGRSNKERKSFDEKFVRIETEKLCKLASAALGLQLRPLVDLTCGALARIIGGKTPDEVRDIFHLPDDLTEEEKLEPLKNINDDPTIRLLNRLYAKKRKELQERQKLKDVQTQEEQKDERSVDELLCFINGDGDSRGGKASKNKKKNKRRKDQAKNPAKANSEPVNKEGASCVVPCKADSGNISRHPCQTPNLQDDIEYPFDNAFDNADLDDGLDPAMREEIDREVADFAMKLNLAWSERMILGQDQRMESHVDTRW encoded by the exons ATGTCAGAGAGCGAGTTAGCAGTAATAAAACCACAG GCATTGAAAACTTATATCTGGCTTCAGTGCTTTGATGGCTCCATACAACAAGTGGAGGAAGAAGTTGCGATGTTCTGCCCTATGATATGTCGGGAAATAATGAAAAATGGGACAGGGTCATCTAAGAATCATGCTATAGTTCTACCGGAAAGAGTTAATCCGGCAAGTTTGAGTTTGATTCTTGATTATTGTCGGTTTCATCAGGTCCCTGGGCGCTCAAACAAG GAGCGGAAGTCATTTGATGAAAAGTTTGTCCGGATAGAGACAGAAAAACTCTGCAAGTTGGCTTCTGCAGCCCTTGGTCTGCAGTTAAGGCCACTAGTTGATCTTACTTGTGGAGCGCTTGCTCGGATCATTGGAGGAAAGACACCCGATGAAGTTAGAGATATTTTCCATTTACCAGATGACTTAACAGAG GAAGAGAAACTAGAGCCACTAAAAAATATAAATGATGATCCTACAATTCGTTTATTGAACCGATTGTATGCAAAGAAGCGGAAAGAACTGCAGGAACGCCAGAAACTAAAG GATGTTCAAACACAAGAAGAGCAAAAAGATGAGAGATCTGTGGATGAGTTACTTTGTTTTATAAATGGAGATGGAG ATTCCAGAGGTGGGAAAGCttctaagaataagaaaaagaataaaagaagGAAAGATCAAGCTAAGAATCCCGCAAAAGCGAACTCCGAACCTGTAAATAAG GAGGGGGCTTCCTGTGTGGTTCCGTGCAAAGCAGATAGTGGTAACATTTCTAGGCATCCTTGCCAAACTCCAAATTTGCAAGATGATATCGAGTACCCCTTCGACAATGCTTTCGACAATGCTGACCTTGATGATGGACTTGATCCTGCAATGAGGGAAGAGATTGATAG AGAAGTGGCGGACTTTGCGATGAAGTTGAACCTAGCTTGGTCCGAAAGAATGATTTTGGGACAGGATCAACGAATGGAGTCGCATGTTGATACGCGGTGGTAA